CTCGTATTCACCTCGGATATCCCCGTGGGAATCACCGCTCTTGAGTTCAGAGGAACAGCTTTTTCAACTATACCAGTCGTGAATACGTCGACCACATCGACGGCGTCAAAAAGCTCAAGTGGGTCAGGTGGCTTAGGCCTGCCTGCGATTATTCCATTTCCACCTCTGCCTACCGGTGTTGGCGGCAGCGGCTCGCTTCTCCTTCCTCAATTTGTCATGGGCGGCGGGTGGGCGAGCGGAATTGTGATCGCTAACGTTTCGAATATCCAGCAGACCGTCCGCGTTGATTTCTTCACCAGCAACGGATTCCCCCTCTCAGCGTTTCTGGGTCTGCTGACTGGTTCAACGTTCTCGAGCATCACCATACCCGCCGGCGGCGCGGTAGATCTCAGTCCACAGGACGCCATAACGGGACAGACGATTTTCTGATTTTTCGGCGATCGATTATTCTTCCAGTTTTTGTTGAACGCTTCGGATCTTTTCGTCCATCGTCTGTGGGCGGTCGATTCGTGTACCGAATCGCAAGGTCGATGAAACTCGTGGAGTTCCCATGGCGTGCACCACCTCATGGCATCGCTTGATGGCTGCGAACACGTCATCCCACTCCCCTTCGATATTCGTGCCGTAGGCGTGTAATCGGGTTTTCAGCCCGGCTTCTGCAAGCACACGTTCACAAGCAGCGATTTCTTTGGAAACCGAGACGCCGATCCCGATCGGAATAAGGCAAAAATCTGCAATGACCTTCATGCCGACCAGTCTATTGCAAACTCGGCCGACTTCAGCCCTGTGGCGCACGCAGACGCGTGCTTCGGGCTCCGCTGGTTTGATCTATACTGGCTGGCCCAAGCCGAGACGTTCTAAGGTGTTCGTGCGGGATTGAATATGGAAAAGCCGAAGCGGCGGCAGCGGTATCGAGGGAAAAACCCGCGGCACTTCTCTGAGAAATACAAGGAACATGAACCGGAGCGTTATGCCGCAGACGTAGCCGGGGTACTCGCCAGGGGCAGAACGCCGGCCGGAATGCATCGCCCGGTCATGGTTCGCGAGGTCATCGAAGTTCTTGGGCCGAAGCCGGGCGAATTCGCTGTCGATTGTACCCTCGGATACGGAGGCCATGCGGCGGCGCTGCTCGGCTCGATCCAGCCCGGCGGCCGTCTCATCGGCGTCGACATCGATCCCATCGAGTTGCCGAAGACTGAATCCCGTTTACGCGAGCTCGGCTTCGGCCCGGACGTCTTCGTTTCGCAGCGGTCCAATTTTGCGGGACTTGCGAAACTTCTCCCCGAACCGGCCGATATTGTTTTCGCAGACCTCGGTGTCTCGTCGATGCAGATGGACAACCCCGAGCGCGGCTTTACCTACAAAGTTGATGGCCCGCTCGACCTGCGCATGAACCCTATGCGCGGGCAACCGGCTGCCGCTATGCTGGCCGGTCTCGATGGACCGGCTCTCGCCGCGATTCTGTTCGAAAATGCCGACGAACCCAACGCGGATCCCATCGCCCATGCCGTCCTTCAGGCGCAGGTTTCGACAACGACGGAGCTTGCTGCCGCAGTTCGCCGCGCAGGAGGAGACGATGACTCCATACGCCGTGTCTTCCAGGCACTCCGAATCGCAGTGAATAACGAGTTTGGCGCGCTGGAGGAGTTCCTGCGGAACCTTCCATTCTGCCTCAAGAGCGGTGGCCGGGCCGCTATCCTCACGTTTCACTCCGGTGAAGACCGCCGCGTCAAAAAGGCGTTCCAGGCCGCAGAACGTGAAGGAGTGTACTCGGAGGTCGCACACGAAATCGTCCGGCCTTCTGCAGAAGAACTTCGCGCCAATCCGCGCAGCCGCAGCGCCAAGTTGCGATGGGCCCGCGCAGCCACTTCATCAAGGATTATCTAGTGATCGACAATCAGAAACTCGCAATGGCTCTGAGATCGTTTGCCGCGGAAAGAGACTGGGATCAATTCCATACGCCCAAGAATCTCGCCACCTCCATTTCTGTGGAAGCCGCTGAACTTCTGGAATTATTTCAATGGTCGCGAGGACAGAATGGCTGGGACGAACTGACGGATGTTTCTCTACGCGCGAAAATCGAGGAAGAGCTGGCCGATATTCTCCTCTATGTCATCCGCTTTGCCGACAAAGCGGATATCGATCTCGAAACCGCCGCGGAACGAAAGATCGCCTCGAACGCACAAAAGTATCCCGCCGACCGTTTCCGCGGCTCCGATCGCAAGTACGATGAATAAAGAGGAATTTCAGGTTTGCACCTGTTTGAGGGCAATTCGCCGGGACACTATTGAGGAAGGCAGGTCCTCTATGAAAAGCGGGCGTGAGAAGCATTTGTGTGAACTAGTGTGTTCTGGCGGGCTATCCAGCATAATGTGCTTGCGCAACAATGGGGGGAGTTCGCGATGAACAGTCAGCCATGAGACCCGCAGGGATCCTTGCGTTCGCTTTGATCGCCTTCGCGGTTGCCTGCAAGCAGCCGGCGCGTCCTTCCTTAAAGGAGGAAGAGCAGGCGCTTGACCGCGTTCTGCAAAATCGGATCGAGGAAGTTCGAGAAGGTCCGGCCGCTGATAAGGCGAACGCCACCTTTGATCGGCGCAGAAGGCTGCCGCCGCCAGTGCAGATGAACGCAGCCGCCATCGATGAGTTGGAGAAAAAAGTTGCTGAAGACCCCGGCAATCTGGATCTGCGGCTGCAACTTCTCTTCATTTATGAGAAGCCGATGGCACGAGGCGAACTGCAGTTGAAGTTCATGCTCGCCCGCCGCCGCCATATCCTCTGGCTCATCACCAATTATCCCGAGGATGAACTTGCTGGATCGCCTGCCGCGATCATTCGCACTCGCGAAACGAGCTTCACTACCGCAGACCCGGAGGGATACACAGAGGCGAAGCAACTCTGGTTCTCGCAGCTCGAGAACAAGCCGATAAACGTCGCGATCCTTGCTAACGCCGCGAACGCGTTTGAAATCGACGATAATCATCTGGCGGGACAATTGCTCGAGCAGGCGCGGATAGTCCAACCCAACCGGCGCCTCACGGCCCAGCTCGCGCGGGTCTACGTACTGGCTCTGGTAGGGGCAACCGCTGCGATCCCCGTAAGTACCGGTTACTCTTATAACATCGCGGTTCAAGGAAACGACACAGCTCTGACTAACGATGTGTTCGCAAATGAAATTCGGCGAAAGCTCGACGCTTCGAGGGACGATGAATTGCTGCAAGACGTGGGTGCGGATCTCCTTCAAGGCCGGGACCTGAGCAAGGACTTCGACTATAAGGCTCTGGGCAGGCATTATCTCACGCGTGCGGCCACGCTGAATCCAGGATCCAACGCCCGACGGATACTCGCCAATGCCTTCTCGGAGGACCAGACCCGAATTCGCCAGGAACGCATCCGCCAGCTGCCGAAAGACAATCGCTATGAGGCCGCTGCCGCTCTGCCGGACAAAGACCGCTTCGATCTGTTCTGGTTGCTGGCGCTGAATGCCGCCAATTATGGAAACTCTTTCGACAGCCTCCATCCGGCAGAGGCAAAGCAGGAATGGCTCAAAGCCGAAAAGTATGCGACGGACCTCATCGCCGTTGCACCGAAATTCCGCCGCGAGCCCGCTTACCCGCTTGCGATTTTCAATGCCAACATGCTGCTGGCCCAGATCGCCGCACGCACTAACGATATCGATCGGGCGGTTCAGTATCTGAGAGCCGCAGCACAGGCTCCAAAACTACCGGACGACATCCGGTGGCCGAATATTGGCTATCGTGGCCTCTGTAACATTCTCATCGCGAGAGGGCGCCAGAAAGATGTCGTCGACTTTCTGGAACATGTCGCCATGATCGACTCACTGCAACGGGACCCGGTTCTCGCGGTTACCGCTCAGTTACGTCAGGGCCAGAAGCCGTCCTGGTACGGCTTCTAACGTCGGGACACCGCGAAAATAGCAGAACTGGCACCTGGCAAAACGTTAGCGTCCGGTATAGTGAATCGTCAGACATTGATGTGCAGCGTGAAGTTGCACGAGATTTTCCAGGAGATGAAACGGAAGCTTGTTTTGACCATGCTCAAAGTTTAATGAATTGATGATCTGCCGGCGCGGGAAAGCTATATCACCAAGAGGGCCCGACCCAATGTTCCCGTCATCTGGTCCTGGGCTGTTAAAGCCACACGACCCGAGACGGCATTCAGGTCTCGCAAATGATCTGCAAAATCCCATGCCAGATTCCGAGCGGCGCGGACGTTCCACATGGCGAGCAGCCGTCCGATCTTTCCAGTATCCTGTGCAGTTGCGCCCAAGACTCCGGCGGCCAGCATATTCAATGTTTGCGGCAATGCCGCCTCAAGGATGCTGTTAACCGATTCAAAATCCTGGTGCTCGAGACTGGTCTTACTCGGGACGATTCCGGACTCCCGATCCGTTTGCAGCAACGCCAAGGCTAAATCGTGATTGATGTGAGCGTTCATGCCGGCGAGCGCAAACTGTATCCGGTCAATTCCCGGCTTGCGGCGAGCTTCAAACAGGGCCTGCCAGGATTTCGGCGTCCGGCCCACGCCCCCGAGTTCTGTTTCAATTGCTCCGAAGTACATATTCGCAAAAATGACATCCAGGCGGGTGAGCCATTCGGGGTTCGTCCAGCCTGAACTGAGATCGACATTGTTAGTGACCAGTCGATATAACCAGTTAAACCAAATCAGTCCATCCGTAATCTGCAGAACCGCTTCAAGACGGTCCATTCGATCGATCACTTCTGCAATATTTGCAGGCTTTGGGTCCGTGACGATCTTCAATAACTGCTGATCGGTTGGATCGGGTGCTGAACTGCTCATTTGACCTTAATCCATCCACTAGTCCGACAGATACTCCCGGACGGCATGGTCCACTGAGACTA
The genomic region above belongs to Terriglobia bacterium and contains:
- a CDS encoding MTH1187 family thiamine-binding protein codes for the protein MKVIADFCLIPIGIGVSVSKEIAACERVLAEAGLKTRLHAYGTNIEGEWDDVFAAIKRCHEVVHAMGTPRVSSTLRFGTRIDRPQTMDEKIRSVQQKLEE
- the rsmH gene encoding 16S rRNA (cytosine(1402)-N(4))-methyltransferase RsmH, yielding MEKPKRRQRYRGKNPRHFSEKYKEHEPERYAADVAGVLARGRTPAGMHRPVMVREVIEVLGPKPGEFAVDCTLGYGGHAAALLGSIQPGGRLIGVDIDPIELPKTESRLRELGFGPDVFVSQRSNFAGLAKLLPEPADIVFADLGVSSMQMDNPERGFTYKVDGPLDLRMNPMRGQPAAAMLAGLDGPALAAILFENADEPNADPIAHAVLQAQVSTTTELAAAVRRAGGDDDSIRRVFQALRIAVNNEFGALEEFLRNLPFCLKSGGRAAILTFHSGEDRRVKKAFQAAEREGVYSEVAHEIVRPSAEELRANPRSRSAKLRWARAATSSRII
- a CDS encoding nucleotide pyrophosphohydrolase, translated to MIDNQKLAMALRSFAAERDWDQFHTPKNLATSISVEAAELLELFQWSRGQNGWDELTDVSLRAKIEEELADILLYVIRFADKADIDLETAAERKIASNAQKYPADRFRGSDRKYDE
- a CDS encoding DUF5995 family protein, which codes for MSSSAPDPTDQQLLKIVTDPKPANIAEVIDRMDRLEAVLQITDGLIWFNWLYRLVTNNVDLSSGWTNPEWLTRLDVIFANMYFGAIETELGGVGRTPKSWQALFEARRKPGIDRIQFALAGMNAHINHDLALALLQTDRESGIVPSKTSLEHQDFESVNSILEAALPQTLNMLAAGVLGATAQDTGKIGRLLAMWNVRAARNLAWDFADHLRDLNAVSGRVALTAQDQMTGTLGRALLVI